A window of Rubricoccus marinus contains these coding sequences:
- a CDS encoding CsbD family protein: MKDRVEDRLDHEQAEGRKDQASGALDQAAGNIKKNVGDLIGNESMEAEGRMQEAGGKLKREAGNARSEAADAAEDAID; the protein is encoded by the coding sequence ATGAAAGACCGCGTCGAGGACCGCCTCGACCACGAGCAGGCCGAAGGCCGCAAGGATCAAGCCTCTGGCGCCCTGGACCAGGCGGCAGGCAACATCAAGAAAAACGTCGGTGACCTGATCGGCAATGAGAGCATGGAGGCCGAGGGCCGCATGCAGGAGGCCGGCGGCAAGCTGAAGCGCGAGGCGGGCAACGCTCGCTCCGAGGCTGCCGACGCGGCCGAAGACGCCATCGACTGA